From a region of the Flavobacterium branchiarum genome:
- a CDS encoding PQQ-binding-like beta-propeller repeat protein, with the protein MKYLYSKILLLFIIASGFSQNTEKKGNIKFVQLTDLHVSVGNENDFLLQNSIKEINNSDNEFVVVTGDLTNRGADDELNQVHAVLATLKIPYYVISGNHETNWSESAGLTYKKLWGNDRFVFSKGEYLFIGFPCGPYMKMGDGFVKHEDVLWLDKTLKDSLKNSNKKVLNFAHYPLDNNVSNYKEVLTVLEKYPTVASFCGHGHTLKKYNFSGLSGIMGASITSRDGKTKSYNEVIIGKDSISIYQKEIGKLGVFKFSVPTKPSKIEIAKDNFETNLPPFMKDIASVYSVPSFDKKSIYFANSIGEIQSVNLKSKALNWKIETGNSIYFSPTIVNNSLVVGTIEGNVLGFDKQSGKQKWSIPVGGVLVGSPIVENNKLYTASSIAFICIDAVTGKIIWQNKSPLSYSQGTPLIHGDEIIFGAWDTNLYCLNKNTGELIWKWNNGNDKQVLYSAGNVNVVASKSRLYFVTPERYLTILEKETGKTLLRTSKWKVRESMGQSQDGKWFYAKTMNGELLRLPLSDDLELTEENLVEKSKVLDLKLGYEHNPAPIFENNNKIYIGSRKGEVVIVDAEKFEIIRQINLGSSSVNGFTKDNQGRVWTSLIEGGIYLLE; encoded by the coding sequence ATGAAATATCTATATTCCAAAATTCTGTTGCTTTTTATAATAGCATCAGGCTTCTCTCAGAATACAGAAAAAAAGGGAAATATTAAGTTTGTACAACTTACTGATTTGCATGTTTCTGTTGGGAATGAAAATGATTTTTTATTACAAAATAGTATAAAAGAGATTAATAATTCCGATAATGAATTTGTCGTAGTTACAGGAGATTTAACAAATCGTGGTGCAGATGATGAACTAAACCAAGTACATGCGGTTCTAGCAACTTTAAAAATTCCCTATTATGTTATTTCGGGAAATCATGAAACAAATTGGAGCGAAAGTGCTGGCTTAACCTATAAGAAATTGTGGGGTAATGACCGATTTGTATTTTCAAAAGGTGAGTATCTTTTCATAGGTTTTCCGTGTGGTCCTTATATGAAAATGGGCGATGGATTTGTAAAACATGAAGATGTGCTTTGGCTAGATAAAACATTAAAAGACAGTCTTAAAAACAGTAATAAAAAAGTATTGAATTTTGCACATTACCCATTAGATAATAATGTTAGTAATTATAAAGAAGTACTGACTGTTTTAGAGAAATATCCGACTGTTGCTAGTTTTTGTGGTCATGGACATACCTTAAAAAAATATAATTTTTCTGGATTGAGTGGTATTATGGGCGCATCAATTACATCACGTGACGGAAAAACCAAAAGTTATAATGAAGTAATTATCGGTAAAGATAGCATTAGTATTTATCAGAAAGAGATTGGGAAATTAGGAGTTTTTAAATTTTCTGTCCCAACAAAACCTTCAAAAATAGAAATAGCAAAAGACAACTTTGAAACCAATTTACCTCCTTTTATGAAAGATATTGCATCCGTTTATAGTGTGCCTAGTTTTGATAAAAAGAGTATTTATTTTGCTAATTCAATTGGCGAAATACAATCTGTCAACTTAAAAAGTAAAGCTCTGAATTGGAAAATAGAAACAGGAAATTCAATTTATTTCTCTCCAACCATTGTAAATAATAGTCTTGTTGTAGGCACAATAGAAGGGAATGTTTTAGGATTTGACAAACAATCGGGCAAACAAAAATGGAGCATTCCTGTTGGAGGAGTTTTGGTAGGTTCGCCAATTGTAGAAAACAATAAACTTTATACAGCAAGTTCAATAGCCTTTATTTGTATTGATGCGGTAACAGGAAAAATAATTTGGCAAAATAAATCACCCTTGTCTTACTCACAAGGAACTCCTTTGATACATGGTGATGAAATTATTTTTGGAGCATGGGATACCAATCTCTATTGTTTAAATAAAAACACAGGAGAACTTATTTGGAAATGGAATAACGGAAATGATAAGCAAGTTTTGTATTCAGCAGGAAATGTAAATGTAGTTGCTTCAAAAAGCAGACTTTATTTTGTTACTCCCGAACGATACTTGACCATTTTAGAAAAGGAAACAGGCAAAACACTTTTGAGAACCTCAAAATGGAAAGTAAGAGAATCTATGGGGCAAAGTCAAGATGGAAAGTGGTTTTATGCAAAAACAATGAATGGAGAACTGTTAAGATTGCCACTAAGTGATGATTTAGAATTAACAGAAGAAAATTTAGTTGAAAAAAGTAAAGTTTTAGACTTAAAATTGGGATACGAACACAATCCAGCTCCAATATTCGAAAACAATAACAAAATATACATAGGAAGCCGAAAAGGAGAAGTTGTTATAGTAGATGCTGAAAAATTTGAAATTATAAGACAAA